Proteins encoded within one genomic window of Pongo abelii isolate AG06213 chromosome 18, NHGRI_mPonAbe1-v2.0_pri, whole genome shotgun sequence:
- the RHBDL1 gene encoding rhomboid-related protein 1 isoform X1, with protein sequence MDRSSLLQLIQEQQLDPENTGFIGADTFAGLVHSHELPLDPAKLDMLVALAQSNEQGQVCYQELVDLISSKRSSSFKRAIANGQRALPRDGLLDEPGLGVYKRFVRYVAYEILPCEVDRRWYFYRHRSCPPPVFMASVTLAQIIVFLCYGARLNKWVLQTYHPEYMKSPLVYHPGHRARAWRFLTYMFMHVGLEQLGFNALLQLMIGVPLEMVHGLLRISLLYLAGVLAGEAGAHPRPLPWPAAPSPAACSHRLPNRLHHRHAGPGGGRLRRGLRPVLGTPGQRCHELGWDEMSLQVAEDGAGLGVHELRGGPGRVAALLPAAARLGPTAQLHGAPGRSGGGGEHGPDHPAELRGAPAGPVRLVGGAAGLRHLPALRRLLERLRLRPAGRPHPPTALTGYLRLHRPGLGHVVAAHLGPSRLPFVNGRLRAAVPLGCGWPQRRPCSSHPPTPRTCRLSLFG encoded by the exons ATGGACAGGAGCTCGCTGCTGCAGCTCATCCAGGAGCAG CAGCTGGACCCCGAGAACACAGGCTTCATCGGTGCAGACACCTTCGCTGGCCTGGTGCACAGCCATGAGCTGCCCCTGGACCCGGCCAAGCTGGACATGCTGGTGGCCCTGGCTCAGAGCAACGAGCAGGGCCAGGTCTGCTACCAGGAGCTGGTGGACCTG ATCAGCAGCAAGCGCTCCAGCAGTTTCAAGCGGGCCATTGCTAATGGACAGCGGGCACTGCCCCGGGACGGGCTGCTGGACGAGCCAGGCCTAGGTGTCTACAAGCGGTTTGTGCGTTACGTGGCCTATGAGATCCTGCCTTGTGAGGTGGACCGCCGCTGGTACTTCTACCGTCACCGCAGCTGCCCACCCCCCGTGTTCATGGCCTCGGTCACCCTTGCCCAG ATCATCGTGTTCCTGTGCTACGGGGCCCGCCTCAACAAGTGGGTGCTGCAGACCTACCACCCTGAGTACATGAAGAGCCCCCTCGTGTACCACCCCGGGCACCGCGCCCGCGCCTGGCGCTTCCTCACCTACATGTTCATGCACGTTGG gctggagcagctggggttCAACGCCCTCCTGCAGCTGATGATCGGGGTGCCTCTGGAGATGGTGCACGGCCTGCTCCGCATCAGCCTGCTCTACCTGGCAGGCGTGCTGGCAGGTGAGGCAGGCGCGcacccccgccccctgccctGGCCGGCTGCACCCTCACCCGCCGCTTGCTCACACAGGCTCCCTAACCGTCTCCATCACCGACATGCGGGCCCCGGTGGTGGGAGGCTCCGGCGGGGTCTACGCCCTGTGCTCGGCACACCTGGCCAACGTTGTCATG AACTGGGCTGGGATGAGATGTCCCTACAAGTTGCTGAGGATGGTGCTGGCCTTGGTGTGCA TGAGCTCCGAGGTGGGCCGGGCCGTGTGGCTGCGCTTCTCCCCGCCGCTGCCCGCCTCGGGCCCACAGCCCAGCTTCATGGCGCACCTGGCAGGAGCGGTGGTGGGGGTGAGCATGGGCCTGACCATCCTGCGGAGTTACGAGGAGCGCCTGCGGGACCAGTGCGGCTGGTGGGTGGTGCTGCTGGCCTACGGCACCTTCCTGCTCTTCGCCGTCTTCTGGAACGTCTTCGCCTACGACCTGCTGGGCGCCCACATCCCCCCACCGCCCTGACCGGCTACCTGAGGCTGCACAGGCCAGGGCTCGGGCATGTGGTGGCCGCCCACCTGGGGCCTTCACGTCTGCCCTTTGTGAACGGACGTCTCAGGGCTGCTGTGCCCCTTGGGTGTGGGTGGCCTCAAAGGAGACCCTGTTCCAGCCACCCCCCTACCCCCAGGACTTGCCGTCTGAGCCTTTTtggataa
- the RHBDL1 gene encoding rhomboid-related protein 1 isoform X2, translating to MDRSSLLQLIQEQQLDPENTGFIGADTFAGLVHSHELPLDPAKLDMLVALAQSNEQGQVCYQELVDLISSKRSSSFKRAIANGQRALPRDGLLDEPGLGVYKRFVRYVAYEILPCEVDRRWYFYRHRSCPPPVFMASVTLAQIIVFLCYGARLNKWVLQTYHPEYMKSPLVYHPGHRARAWRFLTYMFMHVGLEQLGFNALLQLMIGVPLEMVHGLLRISLLYLAGVLAELGWDEMSLQVAEDGAGLGVHELRGGPGRVAALLPAAARLGPTAQLHGAPGRSGGGGEHGPDHPAELRGAPAGPVRLVGGAAGLRHLPALRRLLERLRLRPAGRPHPPTALTGYLRLHRPGLGHVVAAHLGPSRLPFVNGRLRAAVPLGCGWPQRRPCSSHPPTPRTCRLSLFG from the exons ATGGACAGGAGCTCGCTGCTGCAGCTCATCCAGGAGCAG CAGCTGGACCCCGAGAACACAGGCTTCATCGGTGCAGACACCTTCGCTGGCCTGGTGCACAGCCATGAGCTGCCCCTGGACCCGGCCAAGCTGGACATGCTGGTGGCCCTGGCTCAGAGCAACGAGCAGGGCCAGGTCTGCTACCAGGAGCTGGTGGACCTG ATCAGCAGCAAGCGCTCCAGCAGTTTCAAGCGGGCCATTGCTAATGGACAGCGGGCACTGCCCCGGGACGGGCTGCTGGACGAGCCAGGCCTAGGTGTCTACAAGCGGTTTGTGCGTTACGTGGCCTATGAGATCCTGCCTTGTGAGGTGGACCGCCGCTGGTACTTCTACCGTCACCGCAGCTGCCCACCCCCCGTGTTCATGGCCTCGGTCACCCTTGCCCAG ATCATCGTGTTCCTGTGCTACGGGGCCCGCCTCAACAAGTGGGTGCTGCAGACCTACCACCCTGAGTACATGAAGAGCCCCCTCGTGTACCACCCCGGGCACCGCGCCCGCGCCTGGCGCTTCCTCACCTACATGTTCATGCACGTTGG gctggagcagctggggttCAACGCCCTCCTGCAGCTGATGATCGGGGTGCCTCTGGAGATGGTGCACGGCCTGCTCCGCATCAGCCTGCTCTACCTGGCAGGCGTGCTGGCAG AACTGGGCTGGGATGAGATGTCCCTACAAGTTGCTGAGGATGGTGCTGGCCTTGGTGTGCA TGAGCTCCGAGGTGGGCCGGGCCGTGTGGCTGCGCTTCTCCCCGCCGCTGCCCGCCTCGGGCCCACAGCCCAGCTTCATGGCGCACCTGGCAGGAGCGGTGGTGGGGGTGAGCATGGGCCTGACCATCCTGCGGAGTTACGAGGAGCGCCTGCGGGACCAGTGCGGCTGGTGGGTGGTGCTGCTGGCCTACGGCACCTTCCTGCTCTTCGCCGTCTTCTGGAACGTCTTCGCCTACGACCTGCTGGGCGCCCACATCCCCCCACCGCCCTGACCGGCTACCTGAGGCTGCACAGGCCAGGGCTCGGGCATGTGGTGGCCGCCCACCTGGGGCCTTCACGTCTGCCCTTTGTGAACGGACGTCTCAGGGCTGCTGTGCCCCTTGGGTGTGGGTGGCCTCAAAGGAGACCCTGTTCCAGCCACCCCCCTACCCCCAGGACTTGCCGTCTGAGCCTTTTtggataa
- the RHBDL1 gene encoding rhomboid-related protein 1 isoform X3 — protein MDRSSLLQLIQEQQLDPENTGFIGADTFAGLVHSHELPLDPAKLDMLVALAQSNEQGQVCYQELVDLISSKRSSSFKRAIANGQRALPRDGLLDEPGLGVYKRFVRYVAYEILPCEVDRRWYFYRHRSCPPPVFMASVTLAQIIVFLCYGARLNKWVLQTYHPEYMKSPLVYHPGHRARAWRFLTYMFMHVGLEQLGFNALLQLMIGVPLEMVHGLLRISLLYLAGVLAGSLTVSITDMRAPVVGGSGGVYALCSAHLANVVMNWAGMRCPYKLLRMVLALVCMSSEVGRAVWLRFSPPLPASGPQPSFMAHLAGAVVGVSMGLTILRSYEERLRDQCGWWVVLLAYGTFLLFAVFWNVFAYDLLGAHIPPPP, from the exons ATGGACAGGAGCTCGCTGCTGCAGCTCATCCAGGAGCAG CAGCTGGACCCCGAGAACACAGGCTTCATCGGTGCAGACACCTTCGCTGGCCTGGTGCACAGCCATGAGCTGCCCCTGGACCCGGCCAAGCTGGACATGCTGGTGGCCCTGGCTCAGAGCAACGAGCAGGGCCAGGTCTGCTACCAGGAGCTGGTGGACCTG ATCAGCAGCAAGCGCTCCAGCAGTTTCAAGCGGGCCATTGCTAATGGACAGCGGGCACTGCCCCGGGACGGGCTGCTGGACGAGCCAGGCCTAGGTGTCTACAAGCGGTTTGTGCGTTACGTGGCCTATGAGATCCTGCCTTGTGAGGTGGACCGCCGCTGGTACTTCTACCGTCACCGCAGCTGCCCACCCCCCGTGTTCATGGCCTCGGTCACCCTTGCCCAG ATCATCGTGTTCCTGTGCTACGGGGCCCGCCTCAACAAGTGGGTGCTGCAGACCTACCACCCTGAGTACATGAAGAGCCCCCTCGTGTACCACCCCGGGCACCGCGCCCGCGCCTGGCGCTTCCTCACCTACATGTTCATGCACGTTGG gctggagcagctggggttCAACGCCCTCCTGCAGCTGATGATCGGGGTGCCTCTGGAGATGGTGCACGGCCTGCTCCGCATCAGCCTGCTCTACCTGGCAGGCGTGCTGGCAG GCTCCCTAACCGTCTCCATCACCGACATGCGGGCCCCGGTGGTGGGAGGCTCCGGCGGGGTCTACGCCCTGTGCTCGGCACACCTGGCCAACGTTGTCATG AACTGGGCTGGGATGAGATGTCCCTACAAGTTGCTGAGGATGGTGCTGGCCTTGGTGTGCA TGAGCTCCGAGGTGGGCCGGGCCGTGTGGCTGCGCTTCTCCCCGCCGCTGCCCGCCTCGGGCCCACAGCCCAGCTTCATGGCGCACCTGGCAGGAGCGGTGGTGGGGGTGAGCATGGGCCTGACCATCCTGCGGAGTTACGAGGAGCGCCTGCGGGACCAGTGCGGCTGGTGGGTGGTGCTGCTGGCCTACGGCACCTTCCTGCTCTTCGCCGTCTTCTGGAACGTCTTCGCCTACGACCTGCTGGGCGCCCACATCCCCCCACCGCCCTGA
- the STUB1 gene encoding E3 ubiquitin-protein ligase CHIP isoform X1 produces the protein MKGKEEKEGGARLGAGGGSPEKSPSAQELKEQGNRLFVGRKYPEAAACYGRAITRNPLVAVYYTNRALCYLKMQQHEQALADCRRALELDGQSVKAHFFLGQCQLEMESYDEAIANLQRAYSLAKEQRLNFGDDIPSALRIAKKKRWNSIEERRIHQESELHSYLSRLIAAERERELEECQRNHEGDEDDSHVRAQQACIEAKHVRMPPTHMWVCVCARGVEASPPCVGSVPHGGGRLGVSPKRSTQLFTGQVHGGHGRALFSGGREEEGECRLLPMGGRCWSSAPFQPLTMCPCAAEARHPRLPVW, from the exons ATGAAGggcaaggaggagaaggagggcgGCGCACGGCTGGGCGCTGGCGGCGGAAGCCCCGAGAAGAGCCCGAGCGCGCAGGAGCTCAAGGAGCAGGGCAACCGTCTGTTCGTGGGCCGAAAGTACCCGGAGGCGGCGGCCTGCTACGGCCGCGCGATC ACCCGGAACCCGCTGGTGGCCGTGTATTACACCAACCGGGCCTTGTGCTACCTGAAGATGCAGCAGCACGAGCAGGCCCTGGCCGACTGCCGGCGCGCCCTGGAGCTGGACGGGCAGTCTGTGAAGGCGCACTTCTTCCTGGGGCAGTGCCAGCTGGAGATGGAGAGCTATGATGAGGCCATCGCCAATCTGCAGCGAG CTTACAGCCTGGCCAAGGAGCAGCGGCTGAACTTCGGGGACGACATCCCCAGCGCTCTTCGAATCGCGAAGAAGAAGCGCTGGAACAGTATTGAGGAGCGGCGCATCCACCAGGAGAGCGAGTTGCACTCCTACCTCTCCAGGCTCATTGCCGCGGAGCGTGAGAG GGAGCTGGAAGAATGCCAGCGAAACCACGAGGGTGATGAGGACGACAGCCACGTCCGGGCCCAGCAGGCCTGCATTGAGGCCAAGCACGTGAGGATGCCCCCCACCCACatgtgggtctgtgtgtgtgcacgtggcGTGGAAGCATCCCCGCCTTGTGTTGGGTCTGTGCCCCATGGAGGAGGGAGGTTGGGTGTCTCCCCCAAGCGCAGCACTCAACTCTTCACAGGACAAGTACATGGCGGACATGGACGAGCTCTTTTCTCAGGTGGACGAGAAGAGGAAGGTGAGTGTCGCTTGCTGCCAATGGGTGGCAGGTGCTGGAGCAGtgcccctttccagcctctgacCATGTGCCCCTGTGCCGCAGAAGCGAGACATCCCCGACTACCTGTGTGGTAA
- the STUB1 gene encoding E3 ubiquitin-protein ligase CHIP isoform X2 — protein sequence MKGKEEKEGGARLGAGGGSPEKSPSAQELKEQGNRLFVGRKYPEAAACYGRAITRNPLVAVYYTNRALCYLKMQQHEQALADCRRALELDGQSVKAHFFLGQCQLEMESYDEAIANLQRAYSLAKEQRLNFGDDIPSALRIAKKKRWNSIEERRIHQESELHSYLSRLIAAERERELEECQRNHEGDEDDSHVRAQQACIEAKHDKYMADMDELFSQVDEKRKKRDIPDYLCGKISFELMREPCITPSGITYDRKDIEEHLQRVGHFDPVTRSPLTQEQLIPNLAMKEVIDAFISENGWVEDY from the exons ATGAAGggcaaggaggagaaggagggcgGCGCACGGCTGGGCGCTGGCGGCGGAAGCCCCGAGAAGAGCCCGAGCGCGCAGGAGCTCAAGGAGCAGGGCAACCGTCTGTTCGTGGGCCGAAAGTACCCGGAGGCGGCGGCCTGCTACGGCCGCGCGATC ACCCGGAACCCGCTGGTGGCCGTGTATTACACCAACCGGGCCTTGTGCTACCTGAAGATGCAGCAGCACGAGCAGGCCCTGGCCGACTGCCGGCGCGCCCTGGAGCTGGACGGGCAGTCTGTGAAGGCGCACTTCTTCCTGGGGCAGTGCCAGCTGGAGATGGAGAGCTATGATGAGGCCATCGCCAATCTGCAGCGAG CTTACAGCCTGGCCAAGGAGCAGCGGCTGAACTTCGGGGACGACATCCCCAGCGCTCTTCGAATCGCGAAGAAGAAGCGCTGGAACAGTATTGAGGAGCGGCGCATCCACCAGGAGAGCGAGTTGCACTCCTACCTCTCCAGGCTCATTGCCGCGGAGCGTGAGAG GGAGCTGGAAGAATGCCAGCGAAACCACGAGGGTGATGAGGACGACAGCCACGTCCGGGCCCAGCAGGCCTGCATTGAGGCCAAGCAC GACAAGTACATGGCGGACATGGACGAGCTCTTTTCTCAGGTGGACGAGAAGAGGAAG AAGCGAGACATCCCCGACTACCTGTGTGGTAAGATCAGCTTTGAGCTGATGCGGGAACCGTGCATCACGCCCAGTGGCATCACCTACGACCGCAAAGACATCGAGGAACACTTGCAG CGTGTGGGTCATTTTGACCCTGTGACCCGGAGCCCCCTGACCCAGGAACAGCTCATCCCCAACCTGGCTATGAAGGAGGTTATTGATGCATTCATCTCTGAGAATGGCTGGGTGGAGGACTACTGA
- the JMJD8 gene encoding jmjC domain-containing protein 8 isoform X3: MAGGRAQGSRRAVRLPEGGRLMAPASQLLALWALAAVALPGSGAEGDGGWYAFVKPVILQGLTDNSRFRALCSRERLLASFGDRVVRLSTANTYSYHKVDLPFQEYVEQLLHPQDPTSLGNDTLYFFGDNNFTEWASLFRHYSPPPFGLLGTAPAYSFGIAGAGSGVPFHWHGPGYSEVIYGRKRWFLYPPEKTPEFHPNKTTLAWLRDTYPALPPSARPLECTIRAGEVLYFPDRWWHATLNLDTSVFISTFLG; encoded by the exons ATGGCTGGCGGACGGGCCCAAGGTTCCCGGCGTGCAGTGCGGCTGCCTGAGGGCGGCAGGCTCATGGCGCCGGCGTCTCAGCTGCTCGCGCTTTGGGCGCTGGCGGCTGTGGCTCTACCCGGCTCCGGGGCGGAGGGCGACGGCGGGTG GTACGCCTTCGTCAAGCCCGTCATCCTGCAGGGACTCACGGACAACTCG AGGTTCCGGGCCCTGTGCTCCCGCGAAAGGTTGCTGGCTTCGTTTGGGGACAGAGTGGTCCGGCTGAGCACCGCCAACACCTACTCCTACCACAAAG TGGACTTGCCCTTCCAGGAGTACGTGGAGCAGCTGCTGCACCCCCAGGACCCCACCTCCCTGGGCAATG ACACCCTGTACTTCTTCGGGGACAACAACTTCACCGAGTGGGCCTCTCTTTTTCGGCACTACTCCCCACCCCCATTTGGCCTGCTGGGAACCGCTCCAGCTTACAGCTTTGGAATCGCAG GAGCTGGCTCGGGGGTGCCCTTCCATTGGCATGGGCCCGGGTACTCAGAGGTGATCTACGGTCGTAAG CGCTGGTTCCTTTACCCACCTGAGAAGACGCCAGAGTTCCACCCCAACAAGACCACGCTGGCCTGGCTCCGGGACACATACCCAGCCCTGCCACCGTCTGCACGGCCCCTGGAGTGTACCATCCGGGCTGGTGAG GTTCTGTACTTCCCCGACCGCTGGTGGCATGCTACGCTCAACCTTGACACCAGCGTCTTCATCTCCACCTTCCTCGGCTAG
- the JMJD8 gene encoding jmjC domain-containing protein 8 isoform X1: protein MVTGDANSRNRGGLLSASRRGLFRGGPKAVISGVHPSPRPLPRRRSCRPMAGGRAQGSRRAVRLPEGGRLMAPASQLLALWALAAVALPGSGAEGDGGWRPGGPGAVAEEERCTVERRADLTYAEFVQQYAFVKPVILQGLTDNSRFRALCSRERLLASFGDRVVRLSTANTYSYHKVDLPFQEYVEQLLHPQDPTSLGNDTLYFFGDNNFTEWASLFRHYSPPPFGLLGTAPAYSFGIAGAGSGVPFHWHGPGYSEVIYGRKRWFLYPPEKTPEFHPNKTTLAWLRDTYPALPPSARPLECTIRAGEVLYFPDRWWHATLNLDTSVFISTFLG, encoded by the exons ATGGTAACCGGCGACGCCAATAGTCGCAATCGGGGCGGCCTTCTCAGTGCCTCCCGTAGAGGCCTCTTCCGGGGCGGGCCAAAGGCGGTCATTTCCGGGGTCCATCCCAGTCCCCGGCCGTTGCCACGACGACGAAGCTGCCGGCCAATGGCTGGCGGACGGGCCCAAGGTTCCCGGCGTGCAGTGCGGCTGCCTGAGGGCGGCAGGCTCATGGCGCCGGCGTCTCAGCTGCTCGCGCTTTGGGCGCTGGCGGCTGTGGCTCTACCCGGCTCCGGGGCGGAGGGCGACGGCGGGTG GCGCCCGGGCGGGCCGGGGGCCGTGGCGGAGGAGGAGCGCTGCACGGTGGAGCGTCGGGCCGACCTCACCTACGCGGAGTTCGTGCAGCA GTACGCCTTCGTCAAGCCCGTCATCCTGCAGGGACTCACGGACAACTCG AGGTTCCGGGCCCTGTGCTCCCGCGAAAGGTTGCTGGCTTCGTTTGGGGACAGAGTGGTCCGGCTGAGCACCGCCAACACCTACTCCTACCACAAAG TGGACTTGCCCTTCCAGGAGTACGTGGAGCAGCTGCTGCACCCCCAGGACCCCACCTCCCTGGGCAATG ACACCCTGTACTTCTTCGGGGACAACAACTTCACCGAGTGGGCCTCTCTTTTTCGGCACTACTCCCCACCCCCATTTGGCCTGCTGGGAACCGCTCCAGCTTACAGCTTTGGAATCGCAG GAGCTGGCTCGGGGGTGCCCTTCCATTGGCATGGGCCCGGGTACTCAGAGGTGATCTACGGTCGTAAG CGCTGGTTCCTTTACCCACCTGAGAAGACGCCAGAGTTCCACCCCAACAAGACCACGCTGGCCTGGCTCCGGGACACATACCCAGCCCTGCCACCGTCTGCACGGCCCCTGGAGTGTACCATCCGGGCTGGTGAG GTTCTGTACTTCCCCGACCGCTGGTGGCATGCTACGCTCAACCTTGACACCAGCGTCTTCATCTCCACCTTCCTCGGCTAG
- the JMJD8 gene encoding jmjC domain-containing protein 8 isoform X4 yields MAGGRAQGSRRAVRLPEGGRLMAPASQLLALWALAAVALPGSGAEGDGGWYAFVKPVILQGLTDNSRFRALCSRERLLASFGDRVVRLSTANTYSYHKVDLPFQEYVEQLLHPQDPTSLGNDTLYFFGDNNFTEWASLFRHYSPPPFGLLGTAPAYSFGIAGAGSGVPFHWHGPGYSEVIYGRKRWFLYPPEKTPEFHPNKTTLAWLRDTYPALPPSARPLECTIRAGSVLPRPLVACYAQP; encoded by the exons ATGGCTGGCGGACGGGCCCAAGGTTCCCGGCGTGCAGTGCGGCTGCCTGAGGGCGGCAGGCTCATGGCGCCGGCGTCTCAGCTGCTCGCGCTTTGGGCGCTGGCGGCTGTGGCTCTACCCGGCTCCGGGGCGGAGGGCGACGGCGGGTG GTACGCCTTCGTCAAGCCCGTCATCCTGCAGGGACTCACGGACAACTCG AGGTTCCGGGCCCTGTGCTCCCGCGAAAGGTTGCTGGCTTCGTTTGGGGACAGAGTGGTCCGGCTGAGCACCGCCAACACCTACTCCTACCACAAAG TGGACTTGCCCTTCCAGGAGTACGTGGAGCAGCTGCTGCACCCCCAGGACCCCACCTCCCTGGGCAATG ACACCCTGTACTTCTTCGGGGACAACAACTTCACCGAGTGGGCCTCTCTTTTTCGGCACTACTCCCCACCCCCATTTGGCCTGCTGGGAACCGCTCCAGCTTACAGCTTTGGAATCGCAG GAGCTGGCTCGGGGGTGCCCTTCCATTGGCATGGGCCCGGGTACTCAGAGGTGATCTACGGTCGTAAG CGCTGGTTCCTTTACCCACCTGAGAAGACGCCAGAGTTCCACCCCAACAAGACCACGCTGGCCTGGCTCCGGGACACATACCCAGCCCTGCCACCGTCTGCACGGCCCCTGGAGTGTACCATCCGGGCTG GTTCTGTACTTCCCCGACCGCTGGTGGCATGCTACGCTCAACCTTGA
- the JMJD8 gene encoding jmjC domain-containing protein 8 isoform X2, whose protein sequence is MAGGRAQGSRRAVRLPEGGRLMAPASQLLALWALAAVALPGSGAEGDGGWRPGGPGAVAEEERCTVERRADLTYAEFVQQYAFVKPVILQGLTDNSRFRALCSRERLLASFGDRVVRLSTANTYSYHKVDLPFQEYVEQLLHPQDPTSLGNDTLYFFGDNNFTEWASLFRHYSPPPFGLLGTAPAYSFGIAGAGSGVPFHWHGPGYSEVIYGRKRWFLYPPEKTPEFHPNKTTLAWLRDTYPALPPSARPLECTIRAGSVLPRPLVACYAQP, encoded by the exons ATGGCTGGCGGACGGGCCCAAGGTTCCCGGCGTGCAGTGCGGCTGCCTGAGGGCGGCAGGCTCATGGCGCCGGCGTCTCAGCTGCTCGCGCTTTGGGCGCTGGCGGCTGTGGCTCTACCCGGCTCCGGGGCGGAGGGCGACGGCGGGTG GCGCCCGGGCGGGCCGGGGGCCGTGGCGGAGGAGGAGCGCTGCACGGTGGAGCGTCGGGCCGACCTCACCTACGCGGAGTTCGTGCAGCA GTACGCCTTCGTCAAGCCCGTCATCCTGCAGGGACTCACGGACAACTCG AGGTTCCGGGCCCTGTGCTCCCGCGAAAGGTTGCTGGCTTCGTTTGGGGACAGAGTGGTCCGGCTGAGCACCGCCAACACCTACTCCTACCACAAAG TGGACTTGCCCTTCCAGGAGTACGTGGAGCAGCTGCTGCACCCCCAGGACCCCACCTCCCTGGGCAATG ACACCCTGTACTTCTTCGGGGACAACAACTTCACCGAGTGGGCCTCTCTTTTTCGGCACTACTCCCCACCCCCATTTGGCCTGCTGGGAACCGCTCCAGCTTACAGCTTTGGAATCGCAG GAGCTGGCTCGGGGGTGCCCTTCCATTGGCATGGGCCCGGGTACTCAGAGGTGATCTACGGTCGTAAG CGCTGGTTCCTTTACCCACCTGAGAAGACGCCAGAGTTCCACCCCAACAAGACCACGCTGGCCTGGCTCCGGGACACATACCCAGCCCTGCCACCGTCTGCACGGCCCCTGGAGTGTACCATCCGGGCTG GTTCTGTACTTCCCCGACCGCTGGTGGCATGCTACGCTCAACCTTGA